The Bartonella birtlesii IBS 325 genome has a window encoding:
- the trxB gene encoding thioredoxin-disulfide reductase, giving the protein MLESRIRLLIIGSGPAGYTAAIYAARAMLKPVVITGLQQGGQLTITTDVENYPGFSDPIQGPWLMEQMAKQAENMGTRIIYDTITKVDLLKYPFVLYGDSGTQYCCDALIIATGAQARWLGLESEKTFMGGGVSACATCDGFFYRGKDVIVVGGGNTAVEEALYLSHLARSVSVVHRRDYFRAEKILQDRLFAHDNVRIFWDHVVEEIVGLPAQDSRGAVVTGARLKNTKTGQEIKVNAEGIFIAIGHDPAVSLFAGQLKQKRGGYLWTKPDSTATSVAGVFAAGDVTDETFRQAITAAGRGCMAALEAEHFLELQV; this is encoded by the coding sequence ATGCTAGAATCGCGTATTCGCCTGCTTATTATTGGCTCAGGTCCAGCTGGTTATACAGCGGCGATCTATGCGGCAAGAGCAATGCTAAAGCCGGTTGTGATTACTGGCTTGCAACAAGGGGGGCAGTTGACAATTACGACTGATGTTGAAAACTATCCAGGTTTTTCTGATCCAATTCAAGGACCATGGTTAATGGAACAAATGGCAAAACAAGCTGAAAATATGGGGACAAGAATTATCTATGATACTATTACAAAAGTTGATTTATTGAAGTATCCTTTTGTTTTATATGGAGATTCTGGAACACAATATTGTTGTGATGCTCTTATTATTGCAACAGGAGCACAGGCACGTTGGCTTGGATTGGAAAGTGAAAAAACCTTTATGGGAGGAGGTGTTTCTGCTTGTGCTACATGTGATGGCTTTTTTTATCGTGGGAAGGATGTCATTGTGGTGGGAGGAGGAAATACAGCTGTTGAAGAGGCTCTTTATTTATCGCATTTGGCCAGGAGTGTCAGCGTAGTTCATCGACGCGATTATTTTCGGGCAGAGAAAATTTTGCAAGATAGATTGTTTGCTCATGATAATGTGCGTATTTTTTGGGACCATGTGGTAGAAGAAATTGTTGGTTTGCCAGCACAAGATTCAAGAGGAGCTGTTGTAACAGGCGCGCGTCTTAAAAATACTAAAACTGGTCAAGAAATTAAGGTGAATGCGGAGGGGATATTTATTGCTATTGGGCATGACCCAGCGGTTTCTTTGTTTGCAGGGCAATTGAAACAAAAACGAGGTGGTTATTTGTGGACAAAACCAGATTCAACGGCAACAAGTGTTGCTGGTGTTTTTGCTGCAGGCGATGTAACCGATGAGACATTTCGTCAAGCTATAACCGCAGCGGGAAGGGGATGTATGGCCGCATTGGAAGCAGAACATTTTTTAGAGCTGCAAGTGTAA
- a CDS encoding TrkH family potassium uptake protein has translation MLLPMLVDLHDHNYHWIIFLYSCAITTMLATLILLATKGATCRFSARLGFMLTVCLWLTGSIVGALPLYLSPLPISLAGAIFESVSGITTTGSTVLNGLDNLSRSILLWRSLICWTGGIGFIGLALLLLPSLRVGGVQLFHMESSDKSEKILPRINQIANGIIIAYVGLTLACMLSYFASGMSLFDAINHAMSTIATAGFSTHDASFGYFSDKPAILIISTIFMLLSALPFVLYVKLVLPGRSKRFIDSQVIVFFYIVFLFSFSLAAWLRFHDHRAFHLIFLDVIFHLTSIISTTGYSAEDYQLWGPFALGIFFIVSFTGGCAGSTSGGMKINRLIILWRITQTNIEKLLFPNVIVKARYDHANISSDVAKAVLFFVCLYMFCLLIGTALLLTTGLDFTSAFTGVLTALSNIGPGFGNIIGPAGNFSTINDNALWILSFLMLAGRLEIITIFVLFIPAFWREQF, from the coding sequence ATGCTTCTACCGATGTTGGTTGATTTACACGACCACAACTATCATTGGATAATCTTTCTTTACTCCTGTGCCATAACCACCATGTTAGCAACACTGATACTTTTAGCAACCAAGGGGGCAACCTGTCGTTTTTCAGCACGGCTTGGTTTTATGCTCACTGTTTGTCTTTGGCTAACAGGCAGCATTGTTGGTGCCCTTCCCCTTTATCTTTCTCCTCTTCCAATTTCTCTCGCAGGAGCAATCTTTGAATCAGTTTCTGGAATTACAACCACAGGCTCCACAGTGCTTAATGGTCTTGACAATTTATCGCGAAGTATTTTGTTATGGCGCTCTCTCATATGCTGGACTGGAGGCATTGGCTTTATTGGTTTAGCTCTTTTACTTTTGCCTTCTTTGCGTGTTGGTGGCGTGCAACTTTTTCATATGGAATCATCAGATAAATCTGAAAAAATATTGCCCCGCATCAACCAGATTGCCAACGGAATTATCATAGCTTATGTTGGACTAACACTGGCTTGTATGCTCTCTTATTTTGCTTCAGGCATGAGTTTATTTGACGCCATTAATCATGCAATGAGCACCATTGCAACCGCTGGTTTTTCAACCCACGACGCCTCTTTTGGCTATTTTTCTGATAAACCAGCCATCCTGATCATTTCAACAATTTTTATGTTGCTCTCGGCACTTCCCTTCGTGCTTTATGTTAAATTAGTACTTCCTGGACGCTCCAAACGTTTTATTGATTCACAAGTCATTGTTTTTTTCTATATTGTTTTTCTTTTCAGCTTTTCCTTAGCAGCATGGCTTAGATTTCATGACCATCGCGCTTTCCACCTCATTTTTCTTGATGTCATTTTTCATCTCACATCTATTATTAGTACTACCGGTTATAGCGCCGAAGATTACCAACTTTGGGGCCCCTTTGCACTTGGCATTTTTTTCATTGTTTCGTTTACAGGAGGATGTGCTGGTTCTACCTCTGGTGGAATGAAAATCAATCGCCTTATTATCCTTTGGCGCATTACACAAACAAATATAGAAAAACTCCTTTTTCCCAATGTCATTGTAAAAGCGCGCTATGATCATGCAAACATCTCAAGCGATGTTGCAAAAGCAGTTTTATTTTTTGTCTGTCTTTACATGTTTTGTCTGCTCATTGGCACTGCACTTTTGCTTACAACCGGACTTGACTTTACTTCTGCCTTCACCGGTGTCTTAACCGCCCTCTCCAATATCGGTCCGGGTTTTGGCAACATTATTGGTCCTGCTGGAAATTTCTCTACAATCAATGATAACGCTTTATGGATTTTGAGTTTTCTCATGCTCGCTGGGCGTCTTGAAATTATAACCATATTCGTGCTTTTTATCCCCGCTTTTTGGCGCGAACAATTTTAA
- a CDS encoding glycosyltransferase family 4 protein, with protein MRVLLQETEIIAPHFKKRLSGVTSTVIQLIPLQREQGVRISTFGFGLPESLPALAFKDLFGLWKSPRDKPFRIWHARRNIEMLCGIFLRDVLQMKLKLVFTSASQRHHKSFTKWLIRRMDRVIATSVKTGSYLEVPYKVIMHGIDIRHFSPPKIPDDNFSSSGLPGKYAVGCFGRVRSSKGTDLFVEAMITLLPRYPEWTALIAGRTTEQYYNFEKKLRQRITGAGLDNRIIFLGELLNTPLWYRRLSLYVAPSRTEGFGLTPLEAMASQTAVVASDAGAYKELVVEGTGTVVKAGDSDALTAAIEPYFADLEKTIVAGEKALAHVRAHFPLEKEAAEIGNIYKEMFFEKTL; from the coding sequence ATGCGTGTGCTTTTGCAAGAAACAGAGATTATTGCTCCTCACTTTAAAAAGCGTTTGTCCGGAGTAACATCTACAGTTATTCAGCTTATTCCATTACAACGAGAACAAGGGGTGCGTATATCAACTTTTGGGTTTGGACTCCCAGAGAGTTTGCCAGCTCTTGCCTTTAAAGATCTTTTCGGGCTTTGGAAAAGCCCGAGAGATAAGCCGTTTCGTATTTGGCATGCTCGGCGCAATATTGAGATGCTCTGTGGCATTTTTTTGCGCGATGTTTTGCAAATGAAGCTTAAACTCGTTTTTACGTCTGCTTCTCAACGTCACCATAAGTCTTTTACTAAATGGTTAATTCGGCGTATGGATAGGGTGATTGCTACTAGTGTAAAGACGGGATCTTATTTAGAGGTGCCCTATAAAGTTATTATGCATGGCATAGATATTAGGCATTTTTCACCACCTAAAATCCCTGATGATAATTTTTCTTCGTCAGGACTTCCTGGAAAATATGCGGTAGGGTGTTTTGGACGTGTGCGCTCCTCAAAGGGTACTGATTTGTTTGTGGAGGCAATGATAACATTGTTGCCACGTTATCCTGAGTGGACAGCGCTTATTGCTGGTCGAACAACAGAACAATATTATAACTTTGAAAAAAAATTACGCCAAAGGATTACTGGAGCGGGCTTGGATAATCGTATTATTTTTCTTGGTGAATTGCTTAATACACCTTTGTGGTATCGTCGCCTATCGCTTTATGTCGCACCTTCGCGTACAGAAGGTTTTGGTTTGACACCCTTGGAGGCAATGGCATCACAGACAGCCGTAGTTGCGAGTGATGCGGGAGCTTATAAAGAATTGGTGGTGGAGGGAACAGGAACGGTTGTTAAAGCAGGGGATAGTGATGCTTTAACGGCAGCGATTGAACCTTATTTTGCTGACTTAGAAAAAACAATAGTGGCAGGAGAAAAAGCTTTAGCGCATGTGCGTGCTCATTTCCCTTTGGAAAAGGAAGCAGCAGAAATCGGAAATATTTATAAAGAAATGTTTTTTGAAAAAACACTTTGA
- the greA gene encoding transcription elongation factor GreA has product MEKVPMTTAGFESLKEELRWRQQQERPRIIEAISEARAHGDLSENAEYHAAKEAQSHNEGRINELEDYIARAEVINVSRLSGDKIKFGATIKLLDEDTEEKKVYQIVGDQEADVKTGKISISSPIARALIGKQEGDVIEVNAPGGAHNYEIIKVQYI; this is encoded by the coding sequence ATGGAAAAAGTTCCGATGACTACAGCTGGTTTTGAGAGTCTTAAAGAAGAGTTGCGTTGGCGTCAACAACAGGAGCGTCCACGGATTATTGAAGCAATTTCTGAAGCGCGTGCGCATGGTGATTTGTCAGAAAATGCTGAGTATCACGCTGCGAAAGAGGCGCAAAGTCATAATGAGGGGCGTATAAATGAGCTTGAGGATTATATTGCGCGAGCAGAAGTTATTAATGTTTCTCGTCTTTCAGGCGATAAAATTAAGTTTGGTGCTACCATTAAGCTTTTGGATGAGGACACTGAAGAAAAAAAGGTTTATCAAATCGTTGGTGATCAAGAAGCTGATGTAAAGACTGGTAAAATCTCTATTTCCTCACCTATTGCACGTGCTCTCATTGGTAAGCAAGAAGGGGATGTCATTGAGGTAAATGCACCAGGGGGAGCGCATAATTACGAGATTATTAAGGTCCAATATATCTAA
- a CDS encoding SH3 domain-containing protein has protein sequence MKNLTIFFVFILLFPATAVSGAADAFVTRNLNLRTGPSTKHALRGLIPAGEAVFVQTCKGTWCHIKYKTQTGWVSSRYLAFKDSNALYHTYTVFSGINRSIYSYSP, from the coding sequence ATGAAAAATTTAACAATTTTTTTTGTATTTATCCTCCTCTTTCCAGCCACAGCAGTATCCGGAGCTGCAGATGCTTTTGTCACAAGAAACCTTAATCTTAGAACAGGGCCAAGCACCAAGCATGCACTTCGTGGTTTAATTCCTGCAGGAGAAGCGGTATTTGTTCAGACCTGTAAAGGAACATGGTGCCATATCAAATATAAAACCCAAACAGGTTGGGTATCATCTCGTTATCTCGCATTTAAAGATAGCAATGCTCTTTATCACACATACACAGTATTTTCAGGAATAAATCGTAGCATATACAGTTATTCTCCATAA
- the uvrB gene encoding excinuclease ABC subunit UvrB yields the protein MKNGVTATVEALSALIASGNPLFKNGALWTPHRPIHPEKSEGGIPFQLETSFKAAGDQPQAIKILVEGIEKNERTQVLLGVTGSGKTYTMAKIIEKTQRPALILAPNKTLAAQLYGEFKSFFPHNAVEYFVSYYDYYQPEAYVARSDTYIEKESSINEQIDRMRHAATRAILERDDVIIVASVSCIYGIGSVETYTAMTLQIKEGDKLNQRQFLADLVSQHYYRQDMNFIRGSFRVRGDTIEVFPAHLEDRAWRISLFGDEVETITEFDPLTGQKTGDLQSIKIYANSHYVMPRPTLKQAMKAIKMELVQRLNELNAAGRLLEAQRLEQRTIFDLEMLETTGSCAGIENYSRYLTGRKPGEPPPTLFEYIPNNALVFIDESHVTIPQIGGMYRGDFRRKATLAEYGFRLPSCMDNRPLRFEEWDAMRPQTIAVSATPGRWEIEQSHGVFAEQIIRPTGLVDPPTQVRKASTQVDDVVSEIRKTIQKGYRTLVTVLTKRMAEDLTEYLHEQGIRVRYMHSDIDTLERIEILRDLRLGTFDVLIGINLLREGLDIPECGFVAILDADKEGFLRSETSLVQTIGRAARNVDGHVILYADTITGSIERALQETQRRRQKQIAYNEEHHITPTSIKKNIDDILNAGDKNHYTSIDIPDFIRQNNMVGDNLAIHIQSLEKLMRTAAADLNFEEAARLRDEIKQLKQIELEIAENPLTYHSEQSTHELVIQSNLFTKPDFDHMGPTMDTGILKNQKSKSRSHQNIFKTTTKKQSKIPPN from the coding sequence ATGAAAAATGGTGTCACAGCAACAGTAGAAGCTCTTTCTGCTCTGATTGCCTCAGGCAATCCTCTTTTTAAGAATGGTGCATTATGGACACCTCATCGCCCTATTCATCCTGAAAAATCAGAAGGTGGTATTCCATTTCAACTCGAAACCTCCTTTAAAGCAGCAGGAGATCAACCTCAAGCAATAAAAATTCTCGTTGAAGGAATTGAAAAAAATGAACGGACACAAGTACTTTTAGGTGTTACCGGATCAGGAAAAACCTATACAATGGCTAAAATTATTGAAAAGACTCAGCGCCCAGCCCTCATTTTAGCACCAAATAAAACGCTTGCCGCACAACTTTACGGAGAATTTAAAAGCTTTTTTCCTCATAATGCCGTTGAATATTTTGTTTCTTACTATGACTATTATCAACCAGAAGCCTACGTTGCACGCTCTGATACTTATATCGAAAAAGAATCTTCTATTAATGAACAAATAGATCGTATGCGCCATGCTGCCACACGCGCTATCCTTGAACGTGATGACGTTATTATTGTTGCATCTGTATCTTGTATCTATGGGATTGGTTCGGTAGAAACCTATACTGCTATGACCTTGCAAATAAAAGAAGGAGACAAACTCAATCAACGACAATTCTTAGCTGATTTAGTTTCTCAACATTATTATCGACAAGATATGAACTTTATTCGCGGTTCTTTTCGTGTCCGAGGAGATACAATCGAAGTTTTCCCTGCCCATCTTGAAGATCGTGCCTGGCGTATCTCACTCTTTGGCGATGAAGTAGAAACAATTACTGAATTTGATCCTCTCACCGGACAAAAAACGGGCGACCTACAATCCATTAAAATTTATGCTAATTCGCATTATGTAATGCCGCGACCAACATTAAAACAAGCTATGAAAGCTATTAAAATGGAACTGGTTCAACGGCTTAATGAATTGAATGCAGCTGGACGCCTTTTAGAAGCGCAACGTTTAGAACAGCGTACAATATTTGATTTAGAAATGTTAGAAACAACTGGTTCATGCGCTGGAATTGAAAATTATTCACGCTACTTAACAGGACGAAAACCCGGAGAACCACCGCCAACTTTGTTCGAATATATTCCAAACAATGCTCTCGTTTTTATCGATGAAAGCCATGTCACTATTCCTCAAATTGGTGGCATGTATCGAGGTGACTTTAGAAGAAAAGCTACTCTAGCAGAATATGGATTTCGCCTACCTTCTTGTATGGACAATCGTCCCTTACGCTTTGAAGAATGGGATGCCATGCGCCCACAAACCATTGCTGTCTCGGCAACACCTGGACGCTGGGAAATAGAACAATCTCACGGCGTTTTCGCTGAACAAATTATTCGCCCAACAGGGCTTGTTGATCCACCAACACAAGTGCGCAAAGCTTCAACCCAAGTTGATGATGTTGTAAGTGAAATTCGTAAAACAATCCAAAAAGGCTACCGTACCTTAGTAACCGTACTAACCAAGCGTATGGCTGAAGATTTGACAGAATATCTACACGAACAAGGTATTCGGGTACGTTATATGCATTCTGATATTGATACATTAGAGCGTATTGAAATTCTTCGTGATCTGCGGCTTGGCACCTTCGACGTCCTCATCGGCATCAACCTGCTTCGAGAAGGCTTGGATATTCCAGAATGTGGTTTTGTTGCCATTCTAGATGCCGACAAAGAGGGTTTTTTGCGCTCCGAAACTTCACTCGTACAAACAATAGGACGTGCTGCACGCAACGTAGATGGTCACGTGATTCTTTATGCAGATACCATTACTGGCTCTATAGAACGAGCCCTGCAAGAAACGCAAAGACGTCGACAAAAACAAATAGCCTATAATGAAGAACATCATATTACACCAACGAGTATCAAAAAAAATATTGACGATATTCTCAATGCAGGAGATAAAAATCATTATACTTCCATAGATATTCCTGATTTTATCAGGCAGAATAATATGGTTGGCGATAATTTGGCAATTCATATTCAATCTCTAGAAAAATTAATGCGTACAGCAGCAGCTGATCTCAACTTTGAAGAAGCAGCAAGACTTCGTGATGAAATCAAACAATTAAAACAGATAGAACTAGAAATCGCGGAGAATCCCTTAACATATCACAGCGAACAATCCACCCATGAGCTCGTGATACAATCAAATCTTTTTACAAAGCCAGATTTTGATCACATGGGGCCAACAATGGACACTGGTATTTTGAAAAATCAAAAGAGCAAAAGCAGATCTCACCAAAACATTTTTAAGACAACAACAAAAAAACAAAGCAAAATTCCGCCCAACTAA
- a CDS encoding BA14K family protein — protein MKKMIKSGVLSVISMAIVLAPLDVALADIQLSYGEDIITKTMRDTEKRIDDQMKSVEKRIDDQMKSVQRSIDANFSFDNHPRHHVNHRRREQKNHHVEHKTFHYIEHKKTTHHHIHEHHVNHNNSGDVLAAGILGLATGTIIGTIFKKPEQPQVVYQMAPQNQIIYQEVPQNQRVYQVQQTVEYEPLQQSSVSNWLNYCKKKYRSFNPETGTFRDRNGLEHFCYAPIN, from the coding sequence ATGAAAAAAATGATCAAATCTGGGGTATTATCAGTGATATCAATGGCAATAGTTTTAGCGCCATTAGATGTAGCGCTTGCAGATATACAATTGAGTTATGGTGAAGATATTATCACAAAAACAATGAGAGATACGGAAAAAAGAATAGATGATCAAATGAAGAGTGTAGAAAAAAGAATAGATGATCAAATGAAGAGTGTACAAAGAAGTATAGATGCTAACTTCTCTTTTGATAATCACCCCCGCCATCATGTGAATCATAGAAGACGTGAACAGAAAAATCATCATGTTGAACACAAAACATTTCATTATATTGAACACAAAAAAACCACACACCACCATATACATGAGCACCATGTGAATCATAACAATTCAGGAGATGTTTTAGCAGCGGGTATTCTCGGTCTTGCAACTGGTACGATTATTGGTACAATTTTTAAAAAACCAGAACAACCACAAGTTGTTTACCAAATGGCACCACAAAATCAGATAATTTATCAAGAAGTTCCGCAAAATCAAAGGGTTTATCAAGTACAGCAAACGGTAGAGTATGAGCCACTCCAGCAGTCATCGGTATCTAATTGGCTTAACTATTGCAAGAAAAAATACCGCTCGTTCAACCCTGAAACAGGCACTTTTCGAGACCGGAATGGTTTAGAACATTTTTGTTATGCCCCAATAAATTAA
- a CDS encoding MBL fold metallo-hydrolase has protein sequence MSNFNTHIIPVTPFQQNCTLLFDSEQKVGVLVDPGGDWFRVQEVIKKMGIIVEAIWITHGHFDHVGAAMQAKEALDVKIIGSHYGDKPVMEAVRESAKNYGITDVRVCMPDQWLEDGECVHFAGHAFNVFHTPGHSPGHVIYFNEKERFALLGDVLFRGSIGRTDFPFCSHEELMKSLKEKVLPLGDDVRFICGHGPGSHLGYERQWNPFLQELNK, from the coding sequence ATGAGTAATTTTAATACGCATATTATTCCAGTTACACCTTTTCAACAAAATTGCACGTTGCTTTTTGATAGTGAACAAAAAGTTGGGGTTTTAGTTGATCCTGGTGGTGATTGGTTTCGTGTTCAAGAAGTGATCAAAAAGATGGGTATTATTGTTGAGGCCATTTGGATAACACATGGTCATTTTGATCATGTAGGTGCAGCAATGCAAGCTAAAGAAGCCCTTGATGTTAAAATTATTGGTTCACACTATGGTGATAAGCCTGTGATGGAAGCTGTGAGAGAGAGTGCAAAAAACTACGGCATTACTGATGTGCGCGTTTGTATGCCTGATCAATGGTTAGAAGATGGTGAGTGTGTCCATTTTGCTGGACATGCGTTCAATGTTTTTCACACACCAGGACATTCTCCTGGTCATGTTATTTATTTTAATGAAAAAGAACGTTTCGCTTTATTGGGTGATGTCCTTTTTCGTGGTTCTATTGGACGTACGGATTTTCCATTCTGTTCTCATGAAGAATTAATGAAATCTCTTAAAGAAAAAGTTTTGCCTTTAGGTGATGATGTTCGTTTTATCTGTGGACATGGGCCAGGGAGTCACTTAGGTTATGAACGTCAGTGGAACCCTTTTCTTCAAGAGCTTAACAAATAA
- a CDS encoding response regulator: MANQVRVLCDDAPHLLVIDDDTRIRNLLFQFLIKNGFRVSVSANADEARRQLTSIDFDLLIVDIMMPGENGIDLTTSLRQTKDVPILMLTALSETDNRIHGLEAGADDYLAKPFAPRELLLRINAILRRGFPLNQPKIEQIVFGPYIFSIARRELKKGGEVIKLTDKEQKMMVIFAENAGDIIPRHKFAIDDQNIGERAIDVQINRLRRKIEKNPALPIWLQTVRGIGYKLSIE; the protein is encoded by the coding sequence ATGGCCAATCAAGTTCGAGTTTTGTGTGACGATGCGCCCCACCTTCTTGTAATTGATGATGACACCCGAATTCGCAATCTTTTATTTCAATTTCTCATTAAAAATGGATTTCGTGTTTCAGTTTCGGCAAATGCTGATGAAGCAAGACGACAGCTGACAAGCATAGATTTTGATCTTCTTATAGTTGATATCATGATGCCTGGAGAAAACGGTATTGATCTCACCACCTCACTTCGTCAAACAAAGGATGTCCCAATTCTTATGCTTACAGCTTTATCAGAAACAGACAACCGCATCCATGGTTTAGAAGCAGGTGCTGATGATTATCTTGCTAAGCCGTTTGCCCCCCGTGAACTTCTTCTTCGTATCAATGCTATTTTACGACGTGGTTTTCCACTAAATCAACCTAAAATCGAACAAATCGTGTTTGGACCATATATATTTTCTATTGCACGACGCGAACTTAAAAAAGGAGGAGAAGTTATTAAATTGACAGATAAAGAACAAAAAATGATGGTTATTTTTGCCGAAAATGCAGGCGATATCATTCCACGTCATAAATTTGCGATAGATGATCAAAATATCGGTGAACGTGCTATTGACGTACAAATTAACCGCCTTCGCCGTAAGATAGAAAAAAATCCAGCACTCCCTATATGGCTCCAAACCGTACGAGGAATAGGTTACAAACTTTCCATTGAATAA
- a CDS encoding ATP-binding protein yields the protein MIKSSRKFVLWLTKKMPKRLYARSLIIIIAPMVLLQTVTAYVFMERHWQMVTERLSTAVVHDISAIIDIIETYPQQNNYEDIKRIAQQRMGLNIAILPPVSLPPLGPKPFFAILDYFLSEEITRQINRPFWIDTVGDSDLVEIRIHLGHAILRVFAPRSQAYASNTAIFLSWMVGTALVLLLIAIYFLRNQIKPIQQLAEAAESFGRGRPLPEGFQPQGADEVRRAGIAFLRMRERIERQIEQRTMMLSGVSHDLRTILTRFKLQLALTNTDFDIKPLEQDVSDMQNMLEGYLAFARGEGSESVKTFNLNALMQKFSTDAYLHKRQFSYTIEGPTQIQVRPRAFTRLVSNLVLNAFYYAKTIKLTAISQQESFILTIDDDGPGIHKNMRTEVFKPFFRLDKARNQDASGTGLGLSIAQDIARSHGGNIQLDDSPLGGLRAIIDIPL from the coding sequence ATGATCAAATCCTCAAGAAAATTTGTCCTATGGTTGACAAAGAAAATGCCTAAACGGCTTTATGCGCGCTCTTTGATCATTATTATTGCTCCTATGGTCCTCCTGCAAACAGTGACAGCTTACGTTTTTATGGAACGTCATTGGCAAATGGTAACCGAGCGCCTTTCAACCGCTGTTGTCCATGATATTTCAGCCATTATCGATATCATTGAAACATATCCGCAACAAAATAACTATGAGGATATCAAGCGTATTGCACAACAACGTATGGGGTTAAACATTGCTATTCTTCCCCCTGTCTCTCTTCCTCCTCTAGGACCTAAACCATTTTTTGCAATTCTTGATTATTTTCTTAGTGAAGAAATCACACGACAAATTAACCGCCCTTTCTGGATTGACACAGTAGGTGATTCTGATCTTGTCGAAATCCGCATCCACCTTGGTCATGCTATCTTACGCGTCTTTGCGCCACGCAGCCAAGCTTATGCTTCCAATACCGCAATTTTTTTAAGCTGGATGGTGGGAACAGCGCTTGTTTTATTGCTGATAGCAATTTACTTCCTGCGCAATCAAATCAAACCAATTCAACAATTGGCTGAAGCAGCAGAAAGTTTTGGACGCGGACGTCCTTTACCAGAAGGATTTCAACCACAAGGGGCTGATGAAGTCCGCCGTGCTGGCATTGCTTTTTTACGTATGCGTGAACGAATTGAACGTCAAATCGAACAACGTACCATGATGCTCTCAGGTGTAAGTCATGATTTAAGAACAATTCTAACACGTTTTAAACTCCAACTAGCATTAACAAATACTGATTTTGATATTAAACCGCTTGAACAAGATGTAAGCGATATGCAAAATATGTTAGAGGGCTATCTTGCTTTTGCCCGTGGTGAAGGAAGTGAAAGTGTTAAAACCTTTAACCTCAATGCTCTTATGCAAAAATTCTCCACCGATGCTTATCTTCACAAACGTCAATTTTCTTATACCATTGAAGGTCCCACACAAATACAAGTGCGCCCACGTGCCTTTACACGCCTAGTTAGTAATCTTGTATTAAACGCATTTTATTATGCTAAAACTATCAAGCTAACAGCTATATCCCAACAAGAATCCTTTATATTAACGATTGATGATGATGGACCTGGCATTCACAAAAATATGCGTACAGAAGTCTTTAAGCCATTCTTTAGACTGGACAAAGCGCGCAATCAAGATGCAAGTGGAACAGGACTTGGCCTTTCTATTGCCCAAGACATAGCACGTAGCCACGGAGGCAACATTCAATTAGATGACAGTCCTCTAGGGGGCTTGCGCGCTATTATTGATATCCCCCTCTAA
- a CDS encoding YbjN domain-containing protein translates to MRLAFCATEREEHPVDFIEQIACKYDWSFERDAQDEIRVCVEGKRANYRLAFSWMEEQEALHLACAFDLSIENARTAEVHRLLLAINERLLLGHFDYWRGNNSVIYRQGLLLAGGAHPSHIQVETLLIHALKICESHYVAFQMVAWRGESAYKALQYTLFETIGNA, encoded by the coding sequence ATGAGGCTTGCATTTTGCGCCACAGAAAGAGAAGAGCACCCTGTTGACTTTATCGAACAGATTGCTTGTAAGTATGACTGGTCGTTTGAGCGGGATGCACAAGATGAAATTCGTGTTTGTGTAGAAGGAAAACGGGCAAATTATCGCCTTGCTTTTTCATGGATGGAAGAGCAGGAGGCGCTTCATTTAGCTTGTGCATTTGATCTTTCTATTGAAAATGCTCGAACAGCAGAAGTGCATCGCTTATTGCTGGCAATTAATGAAAGATTGTTACTGGGACATTTTGATTATTGGCGAGGAAATAATTCTGTTATTTATAGGCAAGGGCTTCTTTTGGCTGGTGGAGCACATCCGTCTCATATACAAGTTGAAACATTGTTGATACACGCCTTGAAAATTTGTGAAAGTCATTATGTTGCATTTCAAATGGTTGCTTGGCGTGGGGAAAGTGCTTATAAAGCACTACAGTATACTTTGTTTGAAACTATAGGGAATGCTTGA